A region of Paenimyroides aestuarii DNA encodes the following proteins:
- a CDS encoding cytochrome c oxidase subunit 3, whose protein sequence is MNTEELQAEKIQKGKAYKTMLIFAMGSIVMVFAGLTSAYVISKNRPDWLKDFQLPQAFLWSTLVIVLSSITFHLAKKAIQKNNRSTTSLMLGLTFLLGITFVILQFQGFNQVIEAGYYFTGSASTITTSFLYVVVLVHIAHLAGGLISLLIVIYNHYKQKYNATQTLGIELSAMFWHFLGFLWLYLFLFFTFYK, encoded by the coding sequence ATGAATACTGAAGAACTTCAAGCAGAAAAAATACAAAAAGGAAAAGCATACAAAACCATGCTTATTTTTGCAATGGGTAGTATTGTGATGGTTTTTGCTGGCTTAACAAGCGCTTATGTGATTAGTAAAAACCGTCCGGATTGGTTAAAAGACTTTCAATTGCCACAAGCGTTTTTATGGAGTACGTTGGTGATTGTTTTAAGCAGTATAACATTTCATTTAGCCAAAAAAGCCATACAAAAAAACAACCGTTCCACCACAAGTTTAATGTTAGGGCTTACTTTTTTATTGGGAATTACTTTTGTGATATTGCAGTTTCAAGGATTTAATCAAGTTATTGAAGCCGGATATTATTTCACAGGAAGTGCAAGTACCATCACCACATCGTTTTTATATGTAGTGGTTTTAGTACATATTGCCCATTTGGCAGGTGGATTAATTTCATTGTTAATTGTAATTTATAATCATTATAAACAAAAGTATAATGCAACTCAAACCCTTGGAATAGAGTTAAGTGCGATGTTTTGGCACTTTTTAGGATTCTTGTGGTTGTATTTGTTTTTATTTTTTACTTTTTACAAATAA
- the cyoE gene encoding heme o synthase: MTKVGLAISVVFSTLAGYLLAVEDWQQIDIMKLMMLAVGGYCMVGASNAFNQIIEKDLDAKMDRTKNRPVSSGRVSKNTAFTLAAALTIVGLAILYIVSPKTAMFGAISIFLYTSVYTPLKPLTPLAVFVGAFPGAIPFMLGWVAHTDQFGIEAGMLFLIQFFWQFPHFWALGWFLFNDYEKGGFYLLPTRKKDKKTALQVILYCVWLIIASLLPATGYTGRLYLSPIAAVLVLAAGLWMLYGGVQLYRKQTDKSAKTLMLISVTYITLIQIIFILDKFLR, translated from the coding sequence ATGACCAAAGTAGGTTTGGCTATTAGTGTGGTTTTTTCTACATTGGCCGGATACCTTTTAGCGGTGGAAGACTGGCAGCAAATCGATATAATGAAATTGATGATGCTTGCTGTGGGTGGCTATTGCATGGTGGGAGCATCGAATGCATTTAATCAAATCATCGAAAAAGATTTAGATGCAAAAATGGATCGCACTAAAAACCGTCCGGTTTCTTCAGGGCGTGTTTCAAAAAACACAGCGTTTACATTGGCGGCAGCGCTTACTATTGTTGGTTTGGCAATTTTGTATATCGTGAGTCCTAAAACAGCTATGTTTGGTGCTATTTCCATCTTTTTATACACAAGCGTTTATACACCTTTAAAGCCCTTAACGCCATTGGCCGTATTTGTGGGTGCTTTTCCAGGAGCCATTCCATTTATGTTGGGTTGGGTGGCGCATACTGATCAGTTTGGTATTGAAGCCGGAATGTTGTTTCTTATTCAGTTTTTCTGGCAGTTTCCCCATTTTTGGGCATTGGGTTGGTTCTTGTTCAACGATTACGAAAAAGGCGGGTTTTATTTATTGCCCACACGAAAAAAAGACAAAAAAACCGCATTGCAAGTTATTTTATACTGTGTGTGGTTAATCATTGCATCTTTATTGCCAGCAACAGGTTACACAGGAAGATTGTATCTTTCACCAATCGCAGCAGTTTTGGTTTTGGCGGCAGGTTTATGGATGCTTTATGGCGGTGTTCAGTTATACCGCAAACAAACCGATAAGTCGGCAAAAACGCTAATGCTTATAAGCGTTACCTATATTACATTGATACAGATTATTTTTATATTAGATAAATTCTTGCGATAA
- the deoC gene encoding deoxyribose-phosphate aldolase — MKQITEFLDATYLQTAEQANISAFENDAIVADLLQNAVAKKYKCVMILPEYVQQAKQFVTAHKSKVLVGTVISFPQGTASTEEKCLQIQNAINNGADELDVVIDYLAFKNGAVSLVQNQVKECTMMCLQQFKTIKWIIETAALSNKEIIQITTLIKNVVIKNGKENDYARVFVKSSTGFYTTENNLPNGATPEHITLMLENATPLPVKASGGIKKLTDALFYIQMGVKRIGTSSQKQILLETTTI; from the coding sequence ATGAAACAAATCACTGAATTTTTAGATGCCACCTATCTGCAAACAGCCGAACAAGCAAATATAAGTGCCTTTGAAAACGATGCCATTGTAGCAGATTTATTGCAAAATGCCGTTGCCAAGAAGTACAAATGTGTAATGATTTTGCCCGAATATGTACAGCAAGCCAAGCAATTTGTAACCGCGCACAAAAGTAAAGTGTTAGTTGGAACCGTAATCAGTTTTCCACAAGGCACTGCATCAACCGAAGAAAAGTGTTTGCAAATCCAAAACGCTATAAACAATGGTGCAGATGAATTAGATGTAGTGATCGATTATCTTGCATTTAAAAATGGTGCTGTTTCCTTGGTTCAAAATCAAGTAAAAGAATGCACGATGATGTGTTTGCAACAATTCAAAACGATAAAATGGATTATAGAAACGGCGGCATTATCTAATAAAGAAATCATTCAAATCACCACATTGATTAAAAATGTTGTGATTAAAAACGGTAAAGAAAATGATTATGCACGCGTTTTTGTGAAATCATCAACAGGATTTTATACCACCGAAAACAACCTACCCAATGGCGCTACACCCGAGCATATTACGTTGATGCTTGAAAATGCTACACCATTGCCTGTGAAAGCTTCCGGTGGCATTAAAAAATTGACCGATGCCTTGTTTTATATACAAATGGGAGTGAAACGCATTGGGACCTCTTCCCAAAAACAAATTTTATTAGAAACAACAACCATATAA
- a CDS encoding VanZ family protein: MHNKKLLAIAWNVLILVFCLINLSNINEVQKIRIPHLDKVVHFVFYTTSSFLWSWALLNKKSSAYPLNRLLIVLGLILFGLMIEFLQDILPTHRSFEWLDVLCNTAGVLFGTTIYWIYTRWKPHNS; the protein is encoded by the coding sequence GTGCATAACAAAAAGCTGCTTGCCATAGCGTGGAACGTACTCATCTTAGTTTTTTGTTTAATAAATTTATCAAACATTAACGAAGTTCAAAAAATACGCATTCCGCATTTAGATAAAGTAGTGCATTTTGTTTTTTACACCACTTCGTCTTTCTTATGGTCATGGGCTTTGCTCAACAAAAAATCATCGGCATATCCATTGAATCGCTTGCTAATAGTTTTAGGATTGATTTTATTTGGGTTGATGATTGAATTTCTGCAAGATATATTGCCCACTCATCGTTCATTTGAATGGTTAGATGTGCTTTGCAACACCGCAGGCGTTTTATTTGGAACCACCATTTATTGGATTTATACAAGATGGAAACCTCACAATTCGTGA
- the gcvH gene encoding glycine cleavage system protein GcvH, with protein MNIPANLKYTKDHEWVRLEGDVATVGITDFAQKELGDIVYVEVETLDQTLDQDEVFGTVEAVKTVSDLFLPVAGEIIEFNEGLETEPELVNTDPYAAGWMIKVKVTDTAQFDALLSADQYKELIGA; from the coding sequence ATGAATATACCAGCTAATTTAAAGTACACAAAAGACCACGAGTGGGTTCGTTTAGAAGGCGATGTTGCAACTGTTGGAATCACCGATTTTGCACAAAAAGAATTAGGCGATATTGTTTACGTGGAAGTGGAAACACTTGACCAAACTTTAGACCAAGACGAGGTTTTTGGAACAGTAGAAGCAGTAAAAACAGTTTCAGATTTATTTTTGCCAGTTGCTGGCGAAATCATTGAATTCAATGAAGGTTTAGAAACAGAACCAGAATTGGTAAACACCGATCCGTATGCAGCAGGTTGGATGATCAAAGTAAAAGTTACCGATACTGCTCAGTTCGATGCTTTATTATCAGCTGATCAATACAAAGAATTAATTGGTGCATAA
- the sov gene encoding T9SS outer membrane translocon Sov/SprA — protein MKTSSRLYILLKYFFLIILLGNASPVFAQIEENEEDKVVIRGAITLKDVDSIMKMYTYDPVSDRYMYTVTNNDFNLEYPMVLTRKQYEDILLKAAMREFYAKRIAAGQDRLSEEEKKDLLPGYYVNSKLFETIFGGNTIDVKPSGSVELDLGLRYSKQDNPIISPRNRRTFALDFNQRISLSLQGKVGTRLNTDINFNNQATLDFQRQMMKLNYEPDEDAILQGLEVGNVSMPVNNSLVRGAQNLFGVKTKLQFGRTTLTGVFSRQTSERKTIVAEGGGTVQNFEMFALDYEQNRNFFLSQYFRYQYDKALTNYPYINSRVRITRLEVWVTNRQNRVAQTNNNMRNIIALQDLGEARLSNAATDRIVGIDVTANPTFFGTSQVDAPVDNGNNQFNPEAIGTNFLNAGIREINTAQSGFNIQVTEGRDYAKLENARKLSENEYKFHPQLGYITLQQPLNNDEVLGVAFEYTIGGKVYKVGEFGTDGVDATVVGQDANNQDIPTTQSLIVKMLKSTLASVNEPVWDLMMKNIYQVPNTRYLERDGFRLNIMYTDPQPLNYISPVSGTTLPQGVADTPLLNVFNLDRLNATNDPQNGGDGWFDYIATNPTSNPANSNNPNQGGGYNNNSGQLQNMNKFEGITIDEEGGRVIFTTVEPFGEHLFNKLATNPSENYDVDASYNPNQKKYVYKNMYRNTYVKALQDSEKNKFQLKGKATSSSGDGIPIPGFNIAPGSVTVTAGGRMLVEGVDYTVDYQRGMVQILDPGLRESNTPIEISVEENSMFNQTRRSFFGVHVDHQVNDKLILGATYLRLTEQPLTVKSNFGEESVNNTIYGFNANYTTDLPFLTRWVNKLPNIDTDVMSSLTFRGEFAYLKPGASRLDQVNGEATSYIENFEGTQSNIDVLNPTMWFMSSVPVGFGENFTDLQSGFRRAKMSWYTVDQIFYNPYRRPDNISDAMLSSNRTRRVNKEELFPTMDIANGELLTVNPLNLTYYPRERGPYNFNPQYLAANELPNPSQNWAGIMRSIASTNFEQANVEYIEFWMMDPYTGNAGDTADAANTGKLFFNLGYISEDILQDGMKQYENGLPSPANNTPTISSIWGKVPASTALIYAFDSDPANRAFQDVGLDGLNDEEEKAKFPQFAGMADPAADNYEFFLTAQGDIISRYKNYNGLQGNTPIQFTDTNRGNSNLPDVEDIDNDNTMNTINAYYQYEVNVTPNPIIGQNYVVDVRTTTEKFLNGNTTPVKWVQYKVPIIASQDYAVGAISDLQSVRFMRMFLTGFTDEVTLRFGTLNLVRSDWRRYTESLVEDPNIVVQGTNTGFDVTTLNILNNYSRTPIPYVLPPGIIREQINQNNSIINQNEQALSLRVYKANATTTPNGLEPGDSRAVFKNVGNIDMRQYKKLRMFLHAEATEAQTDITRLKDDEMVAFIRFGNDFTNNFYQVEIPLKVTEWGASMAEEVWPLANEIELQLELLTKLKLMRNRDNNQDPNFIYFKNEDELAPELASKVNKLRIGVKGNPNFGMLRTIMIGIRNNTNVLYENSIEQPRDLRGEVWFNELRMSDMTNKGGWAAVATVDAKIADFAAVTASVNKQTIGFGALEQGPQERSREDIFQYNVTTAVNAHQVLPKKWNLNIPFSYSVSEEKITPEYDPNDPDIRLETKMDDAQSAEERKLIKDRAIEYTKRTSINFIGVNKQRGQNQKQHFYDVENLTLSHSFNEVQQHNFEIDRLLDQQARSSLVYAYSFKPWNIEPFKKAENFKKSKYFKLLSDFNINLLPTNVTFKSDVLRQYNQQKYRMIDVDGIEIQPLYRRNYFFNYNYGVSFNLTKSLVVNYTASNNNVVRNYMDVNRNVDNSLDIWDGYFDPGTPNLRMQTFDVNYKLPFDKIPFLSFINADYTYKGDYSWQRATDAFSSIDYNGVNYDLGNTIQNANSHNLTTTLSMETLYKSVGLVPSKSKKKTPQALTQKPKPGEKVERNKELTEKEKKEQEENGSAALDALINVATMVKNVQVSYNESNGTVLPGYLGGLGFFGTARPTLGYVFGSQEDVRYDAARKGWLTYYPEFNQEFSRMHTERLTFSAELKPVQDLLITLKANKDYSYNMSEQYDLENGVYNSRSPYEFGMYRTSNIMIGTAFGRSDVNGSAVFEQFKANRITVANRLAAARGIDLSDPANIDQYGYPVGYSRTNQEVLIPSFLAAYSGSDISKQGNGFMRNIPLPNWSLRYTGLAKLGWFKKNLNRFTITHNYISDYSVNNFQTNYEFLENPNALNAGGNFPARNVVSNITMMENFSPLIGIDLLTKSNIDVGFKINKDRLLSMSFDNNLLTEVQGNEFSVKLGFIIKDVGFTTNFEGVANGGRIVSDLRITSEFSWRRNETIIRYLDYTNNQIGAGQDMTNIRLNAEYDLSKNFRMIFYYEHMMQKAVVSTMFPITNIRSGFTLRYNFGN, from the coding sequence TTGAAAACATCTTCACGTTTATATATTCTTTTAAAGTATTTTTTTCTTATTATCTTATTGGGTAATGCTTCACCTGTTTTTGCACAAATCGAAGAAAACGAAGAAGATAAAGTAGTAATTCGCGGAGCTATTACTTTGAAAGATGTAGATTCTATAATGAAAATGTACACCTACGACCCAGTTTCAGACAGGTATATGTACACCGTTACCAACAACGATTTCAATTTAGAATATCCCATGGTGCTAACCCGCAAACAGTATGAAGATATTTTGCTGAAAGCTGCCATGCGCGAGTTTTACGCAAAACGGATTGCAGCAGGTCAAGACCGCTTAAGCGAAGAAGAAAAGAAAGATTTATTGCCGGGATATTATGTGAACTCTAAATTATTTGAAACAATTTTTGGAGGAAACACCATCGATGTGAAACCAAGTGGTTCGGTAGAATTAGACTTGGGTCTTCGCTATTCCAAACAAGACAATCCTATTATTTCCCCTAGAAACCGCCGCACATTTGCTTTGGATTTTAACCAACGAATCAGTTTAAGTTTACAAGGAAAAGTAGGAACCCGCTTAAACACCGATATTAACTTCAATAATCAAGCAACCTTAGACTTTCAAAGGCAAATGATGAAGTTGAACTATGAACCCGATGAAGATGCTATTTTGCAAGGCTTAGAAGTGGGAAACGTAAGCATGCCGGTAAACAATTCATTGGTGCGTGGTGCGCAGAATTTATTTGGTGTGAAAACCAAATTACAGTTTGGTAGAACCACTTTAACAGGTGTTTTCTCTAGACAAACTTCCGAACGAAAAACCATTGTGGCAGAAGGCGGCGGTACCGTTCAAAATTTTGAAATGTTTGCTTTGGATTATGAACAAAACCGCAACTTTTTCCTTTCGCAATACTTTAGATATCAATACGATAAAGCATTAACAAATTATCCGTATATAAACAGCCGTGTGCGCATTACCCGTTTAGAAGTGTGGGTAACAAACCGCCAAAACCGTGTGGCGCAGACAAATAACAACATGCGAAACATCATTGCTTTGCAAGATTTAGGGGAAGCCCGATTAAGCAATGCTGCAACCGATCGTATTGTGGGGATTGATGTAACGGCAAACCCAACTTTTTTTGGAACTTCTCAAGTCGATGCACCTGTTGATAACGGCAATAACCAATTCAATCCCGAAGCAATTGGTACAAACTTTTTAAACGCGGGCATTCGTGAAATAAACACAGCCCAAAGTGGATTTAATATTCAAGTAACCGAAGGGCGCGATTATGCCAAGTTAGAAAACGCCCGCAAATTATCCGAAAACGAATATAAATTCCACCCGCAATTAGGATACATCACCTTGCAGCAACCTTTGAACAATGACGAAGTGCTTGGTGTGGCTTTTGAATATACCATTGGCGGAAAAGTGTATAAAGTGGGTGAATTTGGTACCGATGGCGTAGATGCTACGGTGGTTGGTCAAGATGCCAATAACCAAGACATTCCAACCACTCAAAGTTTAATTGTGAAAATGCTGAAAAGTACTTTGGCGTCGGTAAATGAACCGGTTTGGGATTTGATGATGAAAAACATCTATCAAGTGCCCAACACACGCTATTTAGAACGCGATGGTTTTCGCTTGAACATTATGTACACCGACCCGCAACCGCTCAACTATATTTCCCCTGTTTCGGGTACTACTTTGCCACAAGGTGTTGCAGATACTCCTTTGTTAAATGTTTTTAACTTAGACCGATTAAATGCTACAAATGATCCGCAAAACGGTGGCGATGGTTGGTTCGATTATATTGCTACCAACCCAACAAGCAATCCGGCAAACAGTAACAATCCAAACCAAGGCGGCGGGTATAATAACAACAGCGGGCAACTTCAAAACATGAACAAGTTTGAAGGAATCACCATTGACGAAGAAGGGGGAAGGGTCATTTTTACCACCGTTGAACCGTTTGGAGAACATTTATTCAACAAACTAGCAACCAATCCATCTGAAAACTATGATGTGGATGCCAGCTACAATCCCAACCAAAAGAAATACGTGTATAAAAACATGTATCGAAACACGTATGTAAAAGCCTTACAAGACAGTGAAAAGAATAAGTTTCAATTAAAAGGTAAAGCAACAAGTTCCTCAGGCGATGGAATTCCTATTCCTGGATTTAATATTGCACCAGGTTCTGTTACGGTTACCGCTGGTGGAAGAATGTTGGTAGAAGGGGTAGATTATACCGTAGATTACCAACGCGGAATGGTTCAAATTTTAGATCCGGGACTTAGAGAAAGCAACACACCGATTGAAATTTCTGTGGAAGAAAATTCTATGTTCAACCAAACTCGTCGTTCGTTTTTTGGAGTGCATGTTGATCATCAGGTAAATGATAAATTAATTTTAGGTGCTACCTATTTGCGTTTAACAGAGCAGCCTTTAACGGTGAAATCAAACTTTGGAGAAGAATCGGTAAACAATACTATTTATGGATTTAACGCCAATTATACAACCGATTTGCCTTTCTTGACCCGCTGGGTGAATAAATTGCCAAATATTGATACCGATGTAATGTCGAGTTTAACATTTAGAGGCGAATTTGCATATTTGAAACCCGGCGCATCGCGTTTAGATCAAGTGAATGGGGAAGCAACTTCTTATATTGAAAATTTTGAAGGAACACAAAGTAATATCGATGTGTTGAATCCAACAATGTGGTTTATGTCTTCGGTTCCTGTGGGCTTTGGTGAAAATTTCACAGACTTGCAATCTGGATTCCGCCGAGCAAAAATGTCGTGGTACACAGTAGATCAAATTTTTTATAATCCGTATCGACGTCCTGATAACATATCTGATGCCATGCTGTCGTCCAACAGAACACGCCGTGTTAATAAAGAAGAGCTGTTCCCAACAATGGACATTGCCAATGGAGAGTTACTTACTGTGAATCCACTGAATTTAACCTACTATCCAAGAGAACGAGGGCCTTATAACTTCAATCCACAATATTTAGCTGCTAATGAATTGCCTAATCCAAGTCAAAACTGGGCAGGGATTATGCGTTCCATTGCTTCGACCAATTTTGAACAGGCAAACGTAGAGTATATTGAATTTTGGATGATGGATCCTTATACCGGAAATGCGGGCGATACAGCAGATGCAGCAAATACAGGGAAATTATTCTTTAACTTGGGATACATTTCTGAGGATATTTTGCAAGACGGAATGAAGCAATACGAAAACGGTTTGCCTTCTCCCGCTAACAACACACCAACAATTAGTTCTATTTGGGGTAAAGTACCTGCTTCTACTGCTTTGATTTATGCGTTCGATTCAGATCCTGCTAATCGCGCTTTTCAAGATGTTGGTTTAGACGGATTAAATGATGAAGAAGAAAAAGCTAAGTTTCCGCAATTTGCAGGTATGGCCGATCCGGCAGCTGATAATTATGAGTTTTTCTTAACTGCCCAAGGTGATATCATTTCGCGCTATAAGAACTATAACGGTTTGCAAGGAAATACACCCATACAATTCACTGACACCAACCGCGGAAACAGCAATTTGCCCGATGTGGAAGATATTGATAATGACAACACCATGAATACGATTAATGCGTATTATCAATATGAGGTAAATGTAACGCCAAACCCAATAATTGGCCAGAACTATGTGGTGGATGTGCGAACAACTACCGAAAAGTTTTTAAACGGAAACACCACTCCTGTGAAATGGGTACAATACAAAGTGCCAATTATTGCAAGCCAAGATTATGCCGTAGGAGCTATTTCTGATTTACAATCTGTGCGTTTTATGCGTATGTTCCTAACAGGATTCACCGATGAAGTAACTTTGCGTTTTGGAACGTTGAATTTAGTTCGAAGCGATTGGCGCAGATATACAGAAAGTTTGGTGGAAGATCCAAATATTGTGGTTCAGGGAACAAATACAGGTTTCGATGTAACTACTTTGAATATTTTAAACAACTATTCGCGTACACCTATTCCTTATGTATTGCCACCGGGAATTATTCGTGAACAAATCAATCAAAACAACAGCATCATCAACCAAAATGAACAAGCATTGTCATTGCGTGTGTATAAAGCAAATGCAACCACCACACCAAATGGTTTAGAGCCTGGAGATTCGCGTGCTGTATTTAAGAATGTTGGAAATATCGATATGCGCCAGTATAAAAAGCTACGCATGTTTTTACATGCCGAAGCCACAGAAGCGCAAACAGATATCACCCGATTGAAAGACGATGAAATGGTTGCATTTATCCGTTTTGGAAATGACTTTACCAATAACTTTTATCAAGTAGAAATACCATTAAAAGTAACCGAATGGGGAGCGTCTATGGCAGAAGAAGTTTGGCCGCTTGCCAATGAAATTGAATTGCAGTTAGAGTTGCTAACCAAATTAAAATTGATGCGCAACCGCGACAACAACCAAGATCCTAATTTTATTTATTTTAAAAACGAAGACGAGTTGGCTCCTGAATTGGCATCAAAAGTCAATAAATTGCGTATTGGTGTAAAAGGAAATCCAAACTTTGGAATGTTGCGTACCATTATGATTGGTATTCGAAACAATACCAATGTGCTGTATGAAAACAGCATTGAACAGCCAAGAGATTTGCGTGGAGAAGTTTGGTTCAATGAACTTCGCATGTCTGATATGACCAACAAAGGTGGTTGGGCTGCTGTGGCTACCGTTGATGCTAAAATTGCCGATTTTGCAGCTGTAACTGCATCGGTAAACAAACAAACCATTGGCTTTGGAGCATTGGAACAAGGGCCGCAAGAACGCAGCAGGGAAGATATTTTTCAGTACAATGTAACTACCGCAGTGAATGCCCACCAAGTATTGCCCAAAAAATGGAATTTAAACATACCTTTTAGTTATTCGGTTTCCGAAGAAAAAATTACACCAGAATACGATCCAAACGATCCGGATATTCGCTTAGAAACTAAAATGGATGATGCCCAGTCTGCAGAAGAACGCAAACTGATTAAAGACCGCGCAATTGAATATACCAAACGCACCAGTATTAATTTTATTGGTGTGAACAAACAACGTGGGCAAAATCAAAAACAGCATTTTTACGATGTGGAAAACTTAACGCTTTCCCATTCATTCAATGAAGTGCAACAACACAATTTTGAAATAGACCGTTTGTTGGATCAGCAAGCACGTTCGTCTTTAGTATATGCTTATTCCTTCAAGCCATGGAATATTGAACCGTTTAAAAAAGCAGAAAATTTCAAGAAAAGCAAATATTTTAAATTGTTAAGCGATTTCAATATAAATTTATTGCCAACCAACGTAACATTCAAGTCGGATGTGTTAAGACAATACAACCAACAAAAATACAGAATGATCGATGTGGACGGTATTGAAATTCAACCCTTGTACCGAAGAAATTATTTCTTTAATTACAACTATGGCGTTAGTTTTAACCTTACCAAAAGTTTAGTGGTTAACTACACTGCTTCCAACAACAATGTGGTGCGAAATTATATGGATGTCAACCGCAATGTGGATAACTCATTAGATATTTGGGACGGTTATTTTGATCCGGGTACGCCAAACTTGCGCATGCAAACTTTTGATGTGAATTATAAATTGCCTTTTGATAAAATTCCGTTTTTATCATTCATCAACGCAGATTATACATACAAAGGCGATTACAGCTGGCAACGTGCTACCGATGCCTTTTCAAGCATTGATTACAACGGTGTGAATTATGATTTGGGGAACACCATTCAAAATGCCAATTCTCACAATTTAACCACCACTTTGAGCATGGAGACCCTATATAAATCTGTAGGTTTAGTGCCAAGTAAATCAAAAAAGAAAACACCGCAAGCTTTAACCCAAAAACCAAAACCGGGTGAAAAAGTAGAACGCAATAAGGAATTAACCGAAAAAGAGAAAAAAGAACAAGAAGAAAATGGTTCGGCAGCATTAGATGCATTAATAAATGTTGCAACAATGGTTAAAAATGTTCAAGTAAGTTATAATGAATCAAACGGTACGGTGCTTCCGGGTTATTTAGGCGGTTTAGGTTTCTTCGGAACAGCACGCCCAACACTTGGCTATGTTTTTGGTTCGCAAGAAGATGTGCGCTATGATGCTGCTCGAAAAGGTTGGTTAACATATTATCCAGAGTTCAACCAAGAGTTTAGCCGTATGCACACTGAACGATTGACTTTCTCAGCCGAATTGAAACCTGTTCAAGATTTATTGATTACTTTAAAAGCCAATAAAGATTATAGCTACAATATGTCGGAGCAATACGATTTAGAAAACGGTGTTTACAATTCGCGTTCGCCTTATGAATTTGGAATGTATCGCACATCAAATATCATGATTGGAACAGCTTTTGGCAGAAGCGATGTAAACGGATCAGCAGTTTTTGAGCAATTCAAAGCAAACCGTATCACAGTAGCAAACCGTTTGGCTGCTGCGCGAGGCATTGATTTGTCGGATCCCGCAAATATCGACCAATATGGTTATCCAGTAGGTTATAGCCGCACCAATCAAGAAGTGTTGATTCCTTCGTTCTTAGCTGCATATTCGGGCAGTGATATTTCGAAACAAGGCAATGGATTTATGCGTAATATTCCGCTGCCAAACTGGTCGTTGCGCTATACAGGATTAGCAAAATTGGGGTGGTTTAAAAAGAATTTGAATCGTTTCACCATAACTCACAATTATATTTCAGATTACTCTGTAAACAATTTCCAAACCAATTATGAGTTTTTAGAAAATCCGAATGCCTTAAATGCAGGCGGAAACTTTCCGGCAAGAAACGTGGTGAGCAATATCACAATGATGGAAAATTTCAGTCCGCTCATTGGTATTGATTTGTTGACTAAATCAAACATAGATGTTGGTTTTAAGATAAATAAAGACCGTTTGCTTTCTATGAGTTTTGATAACAATTTGCTAACAGAAGTGCAAGGAAATGAGTTCAGCGTAAAATTAGGTTTTATCATTAAAGATGTAGGTTTCACCACAAACTTTGAAGGTGTTGCCAACGGTGGAAGAATTGTTAGTGATTTACGAATTACAAGCGAATTTTCATGGCGAAGAAACGAAACCATTATTCGCTATTTAGATTATACCAACAATCAAATAGGGGCAGGGCAGGATATGACCAATATCAGGTTGAATGCCGAGTACGATTTAAGTAAAAATTTTAGAATGATTTTTTATTACGAACACATGATGCAAAAAGCAGTTGTTTCAACCATGTTCCCAATCACCAATATACGTTCGGGCTTTACCTTGCGATATAATTTTGGAAATTAA
- the ruvA gene encoding Holliday junction branch migration protein RuvA: MIAFLKGRLVEKTPTDIIIDCNGIGYQVHISLHSYSLIKDAEAIQIYTYLQIKEDAHILYGFMDKVERELFKLLLSVSGIGGNTARNMLSYVAPKDLINAIASNDVKTIQSIKGIGLKTAQRVIIDLQEKVQKLYGLEDLSAPLNNTNAEEALSALEVLGFVRKATEKVVKNIVQQNPEVTVEQIIKSALKSL; encoded by the coding sequence ATGATTGCGTTTTTAAAAGGCAGATTGGTTGAAAAAACTCCTACAGATATTATTATAGATTGCAACGGAATTGGCTATCAAGTTCATATTTCGTTGCATTCTTATTCTTTAATAAAAGATGCCGAGGCCATTCAGATATATACATACCTGCAAATCAAAGAAGATGCGCATATTTTGTATGGATTTATGGATAAGGTAGAACGCGAGCTTTTTAAGTTATTGCTTTCGGTTTCAGGGATTGGCGGCAACACCGCTCGAAACATGCTTTCATATGTGGCTCCAAAAGATTTAATCAATGCAATTGCTTCAAACGATGTGAAAACCATACAATCTATCAAAGGAATTGGCTTAAAAACCGCCCAACGCGTTATCATTGATCTACAAGAAAAAGTACAAAAATTATATGGTTTAGAAGATTTATCTGCACCTTTAAACAATACAAATGCAGAAGAAGCGTTATCTGCATTAGAAGTACTTGGGTTTGTTCGAAAAGCTACCGAAAAAGTAGTAAAAAACATCGTGCAGCAAAATCCAGAAGTTACTGTAGAACAAATTATCAAATCAGCATTAAAAAGTTTGTAA